A genomic stretch from Desulfurococcaceae archaeon MEX13E-LK6-19 includes:
- a CDS encoding nicotinamide-nucleotide adenylyltransferase, with product MSSTLIATEKRGLVIARFQPLHYGHFNVLKWCFENFDEVIVVIGMASQSHTPENPFTAGERILMLRETIKWAGLPLEKMITITLPTLEVSSVAIHYVKLYSPPFKCVVTLNPIIARIFVEEGYEVVEPPKFNREIYRGAYIRRLMAEENQDWRKLVPPPVARIIDEIDGVARVKMLYREKLPGYVTA from the coding sequence GTGTCTTCCACTCTTATTGCTACAGAAAAACGTGGGCTAGTTATAGCGAGATTTCAGCCATTGCATTATGGGCATTTTAATGTCTTAAAGTGGTGTTTTGAAAATTTTGATGAAGTGATTGTTGTGATCGGTATGGCTAGTCAAAGTCATACCCCAGAAAACCCGTTTACTGCTGGCGAAAGAATCCTAATGTTGAGAGAGACCATTAAATGGGCTGGTTTGCCTCTAGAGAAAATGATAACCATAACCCTCCCTACACTTGAAGTAAGTAGTGTTGCCATACATTATGTTAAACTATATTCGCCGCCATTTAAGTGCGTGGTAACTCTAAACCCTATTATAGCAAGGATATTTGTTGAAGAAGGATATGAAGTTGTGGAACCACCCAAATTCAATAGAGAAATATATAGGGGTGCATATATTAGGAGGCTTATGGCTGAAGAGAATCAAGATTGGCGTAAACTAGTGCCGCCACCTGTGGCTCGTATAATTGATGAAATTGATGGTGTTGCACGGGTTAAAATGCTATATAGAGAGAAGCTACCAGGGTATGTAACTGCGTGA
- a CDS encoding YkgJ family cysteine cluster protein — translation MTTERFRCLRKGYCCKLSPISLLPFEEYLLKVAAEKLDIKCVITHGYTVFDRRTRSHIALSYVLELNNGKCPFLDSDNKCLLHNSYKPLVCRAFPYIPREVRYLYNTDMRIIIAYTEYGLSRKCPVIEASINYISRFMNVNPMYLSMYMPSEVKAAMEMERKRGIIMRLLSNLWKKGLVDLEPGEKNPTNKDNVVNVYDILRAYYPDLPYILGVHEAIASLKVLTSRRR, via the coding sequence TTGACGACGGAAAGATTTAGATGTCTAAGGAAAGGATATTGTTGTAAGCTATCTCCAATATCTCTTTTGCCATTTGAAGAATATTTACTTAAAGTAGCTGCCGAGAAACTAGATATTAAATGCGTTATTACACATGGTTACACTGTATTTGATAGAAGAACAAGATCGCACATAGCTCTATCATATGTTCTCGAGCTAAATAATGGTAAATGCCCGTTCTTAGATAGCGACAACAAGTGTTTGCTCCATAATTCTTACAAGCCCCTTGTTTGTCGCGCATTTCCTTACATACCTAGAGAAGTTAGGTATCTCTACAACACTGATATGAGGATAATTATTGCCTACACTGAATACGGGTTATCGAGAAAATGCCCTGTCATAGAAGCTAGTATCAACTATATATCAAGATTCATGAATGTAAATCCAATGTATTTATCTATGTACATGCCCAGTGAAGTAAAAGCGGCCATGGAAATGGAGAGAAAACGTGGAATAATAATGCGTCTTCTAAGTAATTTATGGAAGAAAGGATTAGTAGATCTTGAGCCCGGAGAGAAGAATCCAACGAATAAAGACAATGTTGTTAATGTATACGATATTCTCAGAGCATATTATCCTGATCTTCCTTACATTCTTGGTGTGCATGAAGCTATTGCCAGTCTTAAAGTATTAACGTCTCGAAGGAGATAG